Part of the bacterium genome is shown below.
TATGCCTTTAATAATTTATTACAAGATAGCTAACCGTTCCCATATGACACAATTTAATCTATGGACTAAACACAATCTACGTTATGTATACACAACTGAGTCCGCTATGGGTAAACCGTATTCACCATGGGTTATCAGAGTGTATCCAATTGGTGATATACAGCCAGCAAGAATTATATATGCTACATATAAGCCGGATACTGGCGAGTTTAGTGTTAATTGGGATACTTCCCTTTACGGTAAAGGAACAGCAGAGGATAAGATGTGGCTTGCTATACATCATGTAGCTAGGGATACCTGGTATTTTATACCTACACATAAAATAAGACAAGACGGTAGCTATTCGTCCTATATTTGGAAGGACCTTGAGGAGCAGTTTATTGCACACCTACACCCAGTGGATAAAAGTTTACCAGATTGCTGCTGGCTTGATAGACTTGGAACCTGTTACCCACCAGATGACCCAGCCCCTCTATTGTCTACAGGTAAAAGGATGGAGATGACTATGCTTAAACAGGTATGGCAATATGGAACATCAGGGGTGCCGGGTTCAGGTCATAACCAGCTTTATCTACCAAATGACGCAGACCTGTTACCTAACGGAAACATACTTATATCAGATACATACAATAACAGGGTGATAGAAGTAGACAGGACGCACTCTATCATCAGGACTTGGCTATTTACACAACCATATGCGGCAGACCTATTAGCTAATGGAAACATACTTATTGCATCCATTGATGGCGTATACGAAATTGACATTACAGGCTCAATAGTATGGAGCTATACAGGATTGGGTGTATGCCAGGATGTGCATAAGCTACCAAATGGTAACATACTTATAGGCTGTATGGAAAATAATGTAGTTAGGGAGGTAGATGCAAGCTTCAACATAGTATGGCAATACGGAACTTGGGGAGTACCGGGCGCAGGTTATAATCAACTACATTACCCGAGGAAAGTGAAAAGATTACCTAATGGAAACACACTTATAGGTGATTATGGGAGTAGACGTGTCATAGAAGTCACACGTGCAAAACAAATAGCCTGGCAATATGGGCAAACATATGTTAGTGGAACAGGACCTAACCAAATAAGGAGGGGATGGGCTGTAGATTATATTAACAAAGATGCTTACTTAATAAGTGATATGGCGGGTAGGAGGGTAATTAAAGTCACTAAAGACAAAGATATAATATGGCAGTATGGGAAGACTGATGTGATAGGTTATGCCATAAACAAGCTATATACACCATACGATGT
Proteins encoded:
- a CDS encoding NHL repeat-containing protein, translating into MAKYIGSPWGYIIGKLGNKVGFLWKGIPVSRQYVIPGNPKTQAQQRVRAIFSDVVKYSKTMPLIIYYKIANRSHMTQFNLWTKHNLRYVYTTESAMGKPYSPWVIRVYPIGDIQPARIIYATYKPDTGEFSVNWDTSLYGKGTAEDKMWLAIHHVARDTWYFIPTHKIRQDGSYSSYIWKDLEEQFIAHLHPVDKSLPDCCWLDRLGTCYPPDDPAPLLSTGKRMEMTMLKQVWQYGTSGVPGSGHNQLYLPNDADLLPNGNILISDTYNNRVIEVDRTHSIIRTWLFTQPYAADLLANGNILIASIDGVYEIDITGSIVWSYTGLGVCQDVHKLPNGNILIGCMENNVVREVDASFNIVWQYGTWGVPGAGYNQLHYPRKVKRLPNGNTLIGDYGSRRVIEVTRAKQIAWQYGQTYVSGTGPNQIRRGWAVDYINKDAYLISDMAGRRVIKVTKDKDIIWQYGKTDVIGYAINKLYTPYDVDYLPNGHVLITDAWNHRVLEVA